A DNA window from Caulobacter mirabilis contains the following coding sequences:
- the astD gene encoding succinylglutamate-semialdehyde dehydrogenase, producing the protein MSRGQYIDGAWVAGRGPALISIDPATGAPTWEGSTATGADVAAAVAAARAAFHDWADRPRAERIETLRRYKSALDARKDAMAQAISRETGKALWETKAELGSMMAKVDASIAAYDERTGTKETATAFGRAVLRHRPHGVMAVLGPFNFPGHLPNGHIVPALLAGDTVVFKPSEETPWTGELMIEALEAADLPRGVVNLVQGGRETGQALLEQPIDGLLFTGSGAAGAHFRRQFADRPDVILALELGGNNPLVVWDATDPEAAAALVIQSAYITTGQRCSCARRLIVPEGHEGEAVIEAIAALADRLRIGAWNAADEPFMGPLISARAADAARKAAKTLGGTVIREARAVEGLSGAFITPGLIDVSHHETPDEEIFAPVLQVRRAATFDGALALANDTRYGLSAGLISDDAMLWDRFQRRVRAGVVNWNRPTTGAAGTAPFGGLGASGNHRPSAYYAADYCAYPVASFEADAVVPTVADIKGLKG; encoded by the coding sequence ATGAGCCGCGGCCAGTACATCGACGGCGCCTGGGTTGCAGGGCGTGGACCGGCGTTGATCTCCATCGATCCGGCGACGGGGGCGCCGACCTGGGAAGGTTCGACCGCGACCGGCGCCGACGTCGCAGCGGCCGTCGCCGCGGCCCGCGCCGCGTTCCACGACTGGGCCGACCGCCCGCGCGCCGAACGGATCGAAACCCTTCGTCGCTACAAGTCGGCCCTGGACGCCCGCAAGGACGCTATGGCCCAAGCCATTTCGCGCGAGACCGGCAAGGCGCTGTGGGAGACCAAGGCCGAGCTTGGCTCGATGATGGCCAAGGTGGACGCCTCGATCGCCGCCTACGACGAGCGGACCGGGACCAAGGAGACGGCGACGGCCTTCGGGCGCGCGGTGCTGCGCCATCGGCCGCACGGCGTCATGGCGGTTCTGGGTCCGTTCAACTTCCCCGGCCATCTGCCCAACGGCCATATCGTCCCGGCTCTGTTGGCCGGCGACACGGTCGTCTTCAAGCCGTCCGAGGAGACCCCCTGGACGGGCGAGCTGATGATCGAGGCGCTGGAGGCGGCCGACCTGCCCCGGGGCGTGGTCAATCTCGTCCAGGGCGGAAGGGAGACCGGCCAGGCGCTGCTGGAGCAGCCCATCGACGGCCTGCTGTTCACCGGCTCGGGCGCGGCCGGAGCGCACTTCCGCCGCCAGTTCGCCGATCGGCCGGACGTGATCCTGGCGCTGGAGCTGGGCGGCAACAATCCGCTGGTGGTCTGGGACGCGACGGACCCCGAGGCCGCGGCGGCCCTGGTCATCCAGTCGGCCTACATCACCACCGGCCAGCGCTGCTCCTGCGCCCGCCGCCTGATCGTCCCGGAAGGCCACGAGGGCGAGGCGGTGATCGAGGCGATCGCCGCCCTGGCCGACCGCCTGCGCATCGGGGCCTGGAACGCGGCCGACGAACCGTTCATGGGGCCGCTGATCTCCGCTCGGGCGGCCGATGCCGCTCGCAAGGCCGCCAAGACCCTGGGCGGGACGGTGATCCGCGAGGCGAGGGCGGTCGAGGGGCTGTCGGGCGCCTTCATCACGCCCGGCCTGATCGACGTCAGCCATCACGAGACGCCGGACGAGGAGATCTTCGCGCCGGTGCTCCAGGTGCGCCGCGCCGCCACGTTCGACGGGGCGTTGGCGCTGGCCAACGACACCCGCTACGGCCTGTCGGCCGGCCTGATCAGCGACGACGCCATGCTGTGGGACCGTTTCCAGCGGCGCGTTCGCGCGGGAGTGGTCAACTGGAACCGCCCGACGACCGGCGCGGCGGGAACCGCGCCGTTCGGCGGCCTCGGCGCCTCCGGCAATCACCGACCGAGCGCCTACTACGCCGCCGACTACTGCGCCTATCCGGTCGCCAGCTTCGAGGCCGACGCCGTGGTCCCGACCGTGGCGGACATCAAGGGGCTGAAGGGGTGA
- a CDS encoding arginine N-succinyltransferase, with protein MLVVRPALPADYDSLMELAVLSGRGFTSLPEDEPTLRARLDLSAASFGGEVAPPEAWYTLMLEDAETGGIDGVAGVKAGVGLKRPFFSFRVVTLAQSSPVLEMRFDHQALVLVNECSGWSEVGSLFLRPEKRKGGAGRLLAQSRYMLIGIEPNRFAEMVLAELRGWFDADGSCPFWEHVAHKFFRLEFDEADRMSASTNGQFILDLAPRHPIYTGLLPTEAAETIGKVHRDGEAARAMLEREGFRYQGLVDLFDAGPTLAAPRDEIRTVKEARRLTVKLGEDAFGEEALVSTAEIGRFRAVRAPVLVDHDSAILSRDAAEVLGVREGEIVKVKA; from the coding sequence ATGCTCGTCGTGCGTCCCGCCTTGCCGGCCGACTACGATTCCCTGATGGAGCTGGCCGTCCTGTCCGGGCGGGGCTTCACCAGCCTGCCGGAGGACGAACCGACCCTGCGGGCGCGCCTGGACCTGTCGGCGGCCAGCTTCGGCGGAGAGGTGGCGCCGCCGGAAGCCTGGTACACCCTGATGCTTGAGGACGCGGAGACCGGCGGCATCGACGGCGTCGCCGGGGTCAAGGCGGGCGTCGGGCTGAAGCGGCCGTTCTTCTCGTTCCGGGTCGTGACCCTGGCGCAATCCTCGCCGGTTCTGGAGATGCGCTTCGACCACCAGGCGCTGGTGTTGGTCAACGAATGCTCCGGCTGGTCCGAGGTCGGGTCGCTGTTCCTGCGGCCGGAGAAGCGCAAGGGCGGCGCGGGCCGTCTGCTGGCCCAGTCGCGCTACATGCTGATCGGCATCGAGCCGAACCGTTTCGCCGAGATGGTGCTGGCCGAACTTCGCGGCTGGTTCGATGCGGACGGCAGCTGCCCGTTCTGGGAGCATGTCGCCCACAAGTTCTTCCGGCTCGAGTTCGACGAGGCCGACCGGATGAGCGCCTCGACCAACGGCCAGTTCATCCTCGACCTGGCGCCGCGCCATCCGATCTACACTGGCCTGCTGCCGACCGAGGCCGCCGAGACGATCGGCAAGGTCCACCGCGACGGCGAAGCGGCGCGGGCGATGCTGGAGCGCGAGGGTTTCCGCTATCAAGGCCTGGTCGATCTGTTCGACGCCGGTCCGACCCTGGCGGCGCCGCGCGACGAGATCCGGACGGTCAAGGAAGCCCGCCGACTGACGGTCAAGCTGGGCGAGGACGCCTTCGGCGAAGAGGCGCTGGTCTCCACCGCCGAGATCGGCCGTTTCCGCGCCGTGCGCGCACCGGTGCTGGTCGACCACGACAGCGCCATCCTGTCCCGCGACGCGGCCGAGGTGCTCGGCGTGCGCGAAGGTGAAATCGTGAAGGTGAAGGCATGA
- a CDS encoding N-succinylarginine dihydrolase yields MVTAVEANCDGLVGPTHSFAGLAPGNLASEINKGDPSNPRAAVLEGLSKMRTLADLGLPQFVLPPHERPAVDFLRGLGFSGADARVLEAASKQAPELLNTACSASPMWAANAATVTPSADAADGRVHFTPANLLTNLHRSLEGGQTTRALRRLFPDRTRFAVHEPLPAQPHFADEGAANHVRLCADHGEAGVNLFVWGRDAYEPWTGRFPARQTKQAFEAVARRHGAGGAVFTQQARSAIEGGVFHNDVVCVGAKTCLFFHEAAFEDRAAMKAAVRAAAAGRFEPQFVQVDEADLPLGEAVKSYLFNSMLAALPGDDRLTLIAPMETFETVDARRAVERAIASNGPIGRVEYVDVRQSMRNGGGPACLRLRVVLTDEELAATNPAQRFDADLHRRLAAWAEAHYRDRLLPADLADLALLDESRRALDELTHILDLGGDFYPFQRA; encoded by the coding sequence ATGGTGACCGCCGTCGAAGCCAACTGTGATGGCCTGGTCGGGCCGACGCACAGTTTCGCCGGGCTCGCGCCCGGGAACCTCGCCAGCGAGATCAACAAGGGCGACCCCTCCAACCCGCGCGCAGCGGTTCTGGAGGGGCTGTCCAAGATGCGGACGCTGGCCGATCTGGGGCTGCCGCAGTTCGTGCTGCCGCCGCACGAGCGGCCCGCCGTCGACTTCCTGCGTGGCCTTGGGTTCTCGGGGGCGGACGCCCGGGTTCTGGAAGCGGCGTCCAAACAGGCCCCGGAACTGCTCAACACCGCCTGCAGCGCCTCGCCGATGTGGGCCGCCAACGCGGCCACGGTGACGCCCAGCGCCGACGCCGCCGACGGGCGCGTCCACTTCACGCCGGCCAATCTGCTGACCAACCTGCACCGCAGCCTGGAAGGCGGTCAGACGACCCGCGCGCTGCGCCGCCTGTTCCCGGACCGTACGCGGTTCGCCGTCCACGAGCCGCTGCCGGCTCAGCCGCATTTCGCTGACGAAGGCGCCGCCAACCATGTCCGCCTCTGCGCCGATCACGGCGAGGCCGGGGTGAACCTGTTCGTCTGGGGGCGGGACGCCTACGAGCCCTGGACCGGCCGCTTCCCGGCGCGGCAGACGAAACAGGCCTTTGAGGCCGTGGCTCGGCGGCATGGCGCGGGGGGGGCTGTGTTTACCCAGCAGGCGCGTTCGGCGATCGAGGGCGGCGTGTTCCACAACGACGTGGTCTGCGTCGGCGCCAAGACCTGCCTGTTCTTCCACGAGGCGGCGTTCGAGGATCGCGCCGCGATGAAGGCGGCGGTCCGCGCCGCGGCCGCCGGACGGTTCGAGCCGCAGTTCGTCCAGGTCGACGAGGCCGACCTGCCGCTGGGCGAGGCGGTGAAGTCCTACCTGTTCAACTCGATGCTGGCGGCTCTGCCCGGCGATGATCGGCTGACCTTGATCGCGCCAATGGAGACCTTCGAGACCGTCGACGCCCGACGGGCTGTGGAGCGGGCGATCGCCTCCAACGGCCCGATCGGCCGGGTCGAATACGTCGACGTCCGCCAGAGCATGCGCAACGGCGGCGGCCCGGCCTGCCTGCGGCTGCGGGTGGTGCTGACCGACGAGGAACTGGCGGCGACAAATCCGGCGCAGCGCTTCGACGCCGACCTGCACCGCCGGCTGGCGGCCTGGGCCGAGGCGCATTATCGCGACCGCCTGCTGCCCGCCGACCTGGCCGATCTGGCGCTGCTGGACGAGAGCCGCCGCGCCCTGGACGAGCTGACCCACATCCTGGACCTGGGCGGGGATTTCTATCCGTTCCAGAGGGCCTAG
- a CDS encoding hydrolase: MRLSPEEKAVLDSIAERGSAIVDRAIAWSDVNSGSRNLDGLNAVRGLLKDAFAVLPTEPQDIPLAASIEIAADGREREQPHPPSLAVIVRPEAATQVVLTGHYDTVYPADSRFQTVTTRPDGALHGPGIADMKGGISVILAALEAFEASPVAANLGYRVLISPDEEIGSLASGPVLTEFGRLGHVGLTYEPALSDGTLAGERKGSGNFHIRVTGRAAHAGRDFALGRNAITAAARIAGALDALNGRRDGVTLNIARIDGGAPLNMVPDIAVVRFNVRFSDAAAAAWLEAGVKAAMAAGEGDGLSVSLHGGFTRAAKPFNAAQAELFGKVREVGALIGQDIAWKPSGGVCEGNNLFAAGLPNVDTLGVRGGDIHSENEFAWPDSFAERAQLSALILMKLAAGEIDARGVRALMETR, encoded by the coding sequence ATGCGCCTGTCGCCGGAAGAGAAGGCCGTTCTCGATTCCATCGCCGAGCGGGGTTCGGCGATCGTCGACCGGGCGATCGCCTGGTCGGACGTCAATTCCGGCAGTCGCAACCTTGACGGGCTGAACGCGGTCCGCGGCCTGCTGAAGGACGCCTTCGCCGTCCTGCCGACCGAGCCGCAGGACATTCCGCTGGCCGCCTCGATCGAGATCGCCGCCGACGGCCGCGAGAGGGAGCAACCCCACCCGCCCTCGCTGGCCGTCATCGTCCGGCCCGAGGCGGCGACCCAGGTCGTGCTGACCGGCCACTACGACACCGTCTATCCCGCCGACAGCCGCTTCCAGACCGTGACCACCCGTCCGGACGGCGCGCTGCACGGTCCCGGCATCGCCGACATGAAGGGCGGGATCAGCGTCATCCTGGCGGCGTTGGAGGCGTTCGAGGCGTCGCCCGTGGCGGCGAACCTCGGCTATCGGGTGCTGATCTCGCCGGACGAGGAGATCGGGTCGCTGGCTTCCGGACCGGTTCTGACCGAGTTCGGCCGCCTGGGCCATGTCGGCCTGACCTATGAGCCGGCCCTGTCCGACGGGACCCTGGCCGGCGAGCGCAAGGGATCGGGCAACTTCCACATTCGCGTCACGGGGCGCGCCGCCCATGCCGGCCGCGACTTTGCCCTGGGCCGCAACGCGATCACCGCCGCCGCCCGCATCGCCGGGGCCCTGGACGCCCTGAACGGCCGCCGCGACGGCGTGACCCTGAACATCGCCCGCATCGACGGCGGCGCGCCGCTGAACATGGTGCCGGACATCGCCGTGGTGCGGTTCAACGTCCGCTTCTCCGACGCCGCGGCCGCGGCCTGGCTGGAGGCCGGCGTCAAGGCGGCGATGGCGGCCGGGGAGGGCGACGGCCTGTCGGTCAGCCTGCATGGCGGCTTCACCCGGGCGGCCAAGCCGTTCAACGCCGCCCAGGCCGAGCTGTTCGGCAAGGTGCGCGAAGTGGGCGCCCTGATCGGCCAGGACATCGCCTGGAAGCCGTCCGGCGGGGTCTGCGAGGGCAACAACCTGTTCGCCGCCGGCCTGCCCAATGTCGACACCCTGGGCGTCCGGGGCGGCGACATCCACAGCGAGAACGAGTTCGCCTGGCCCGACAGCTTCGCCGAGCGGGCGCAGCTGTCCGCCCTGATCCTGATGAAACTGGCCGCCGGCGAGATCGACGCCCGCGGCGTGCGCGCCCTCATGGAGACCCGCTGA